A window of the Candidatus Hydrogenedentota bacterium genome harbors these coding sequences:
- a CDS encoding DUF4340 domain-containing protein gives MKFRNTVQLGALLALLILAYFGWQYFQAQSEQLAQEAKRVFSFEGADIERLSIDQVDAEPTAGARDESGSWTIREPNPTIKPNAELWDRVAEQTARLMNERTLPEGALGLEAYGLELPRLVVGLESGGARHTLRFGFLEPTQTLRYAQLDDGPVFLVKKEAVFELDRPLELLRQSWLVDRHEAPVLRLEFARIMTEAEYERQLEVVTDPPPVGTESDVVIIVERSSAEAPWMQISPVSTAANQEKVDELVKEIQYARGRHFVDAPESYADYGLEPATARITIENGAEGGGRQTFYFGDMGAVGGEGGASGVWVRKEGEPAVFLMDGHITRLYPRINALRERRLIARRIGAFRKLEYIGRDSSFTLERLASEGDAWSMVDPPLDDTDELYVTHYIAALKSVEGVQFYPEGPEVYGLDDPEAIIRFSGAEGEEPLEIRLTPDPGDPDRYYALTDAGEVAGVPKEHVAFAIASPQHFRDLSLLRFSLDRAQKMVFQFDGVEYTLEKAYNRWVVTAPEDRFMPNQQDAMTLLLAVAGLRAVAVEESTEADSPEYGFDAPRFTIQVTLAPEHDGGDPVVLGPLEIGAVTPGIDDERFARTASRPGVYRVKQSLIEQVGSAVAGIRTRSGGGRTGN, from the coding sequence ATGAAGTTTCGGAACACGGTGCAATTGGGCGCGCTGCTCGCGCTGCTGATTCTGGCGTATTTTGGCTGGCAGTATTTTCAGGCGCAGAGCGAGCAGCTGGCGCAGGAAGCGAAGCGCGTGTTCAGCTTCGAAGGGGCGGATATCGAGCGCCTCTCCATCGATCAGGTGGACGCCGAGCCCACCGCCGGCGCGCGTGACGAGTCGGGGAGCTGGACGATCCGCGAGCCGAACCCGACGATCAAGCCGAATGCGGAGCTTTGGGACCGGGTCGCGGAGCAGACGGCCAGGCTGATGAACGAGCGCACACTTCCGGAGGGCGCGCTGGGGCTGGAGGCGTACGGGCTGGAGCTGCCGCGGCTGGTGGTCGGCCTGGAGTCGGGGGGCGCGCGGCACACGTTGCGCTTCGGGTTTCTCGAGCCAACACAGACCCTGCGCTACGCCCAGCTGGACGATGGCCCGGTGTTTCTGGTGAAGAAGGAGGCCGTGTTTGAGCTGGACCGCCCGCTGGAACTGCTGCGCCAGTCCTGGCTGGTGGACCGGCACGAGGCGCCGGTGCTGCGCCTGGAGTTCGCGCGCATCATGACCGAAGCGGAATACGAGCGGCAGCTCGAGGTGGTGACCGACCCGCCGCCGGTGGGCACGGAATCGGACGTGGTGATTATCGTCGAGCGATCCTCCGCCGAGGCGCCGTGGATGCAAATTTCCCCGGTGAGCACGGCGGCGAACCAGGAGAAGGTGGACGAGCTGGTCAAGGAGATCCAGTACGCGCGAGGTCGGCATTTCGTGGACGCGCCGGAGTCCTACGCCGACTATGGCCTGGAACCCGCGACGGCCCGCATAACGATCGAGAACGGCGCGGAAGGCGGCGGGCGGCAAACCTTCTATTTCGGGGATATGGGCGCGGTCGGCGGCGAGGGTGGGGCCAGCGGCGTGTGGGTCCGGAAGGAGGGGGAGCCGGCGGTGTTCCTGATGGATGGCCACATCACGCGGCTGTACCCGCGGATCAACGCGCTCCGCGAGCGGCGTCTGATTGCACGGCGGATCGGCGCGTTCCGCAAGCTCGAGTATATCGGGCGGGATTCGTCGTTTACGCTGGAGCGCCTCGCCTCCGAGGGCGACGCCTGGTCCATGGTGGACCCGCCGCTGGACGACACCGACGAGTTGTACGTGACGCACTATATCGCGGCGCTGAAGTCCGTCGAGGGCGTGCAGTTCTATCCCGAGGGGCCCGAAGTCTACGGGCTGGACGACCCGGAGGCGATCATCCGCTTCTCCGGCGCGGAGGGCGAGGAGCCGCTGGAAATCCGGCTGACGCCCGATCCCGGCGACCCGGATCGCTACTACGCGCTGACGGATGCGGGCGAAGTGGCGGGCGTGCCGAAGGAGCACGTGGCCTTCGCGATCGCTTCGCCGCAACATTTCCGGGACTTGTCGCTACTGCGGTTTTCACTGGATCGCGCGCAGAAGATGGTCTTCCAATTTGACGGGGTGGAATATACGCTCGAAAAAGCGTATAACCGTTGGGTGGTGACCGCGCCGGAAGACCGGTTCATGCCGAACCAGCAGGACGCGATGACGCTGCTGCTGGCGGTGGCGGGCCTTCGGGCGGTTGCCGTGGAGGAATCGACGGAGGCGGATTCGCCGGAATATGGCTTTGACGCGCCCCGCTTCACCATCCAGGTGACGCTGGCGCCGGAGCATGACGGCGGTGATCCGGTGGTGTTGGGACCGCTCGAAATCGGGGCGGTGACGCCGGGCATTGATGACGAGCGCTTTGCGCGCACGGCGTCCCGACCGGGTGTGTATCGGGTGAAGCAGTCGCTTATCGAGCAGGTTGGTTCGGCGGTTGCGGGTATCCGTACGCGTTCGGGCGGCGGGAGAACGGGTAATTAA
- a CDS encoding exo-alpha-sialidase, with the protein MSNRQLPDSVARRPSYWTAPLFLILFACASAAPSQTIPESIPVFTAGQDGYHTYRIPAIITTPNHVLAFCEGRREGRGDSGQIDLVLRRSSDGGATWSDLSVVASEDGYTTGNPAPVWVPETGEVLLLLTRNPASAHEKRILTGEDPPRSIWITRSADEGATWSDPVDISATTRRADWRWYATGPCHAIRLQSGRLLVPANHSKSPDHADWFSHVIYSDDHGATWAIGGVHQGYTNESAVAELPDGRVYQNMRSYTGEKRRRVSWSGDGGLTWTPDRTDEALIEPVCQASVLYLPESDGFPGGLAFSNPASEGREKMTVRLSLDGGETWAAARELHPGPSAYSDLVLLPDGALGCLYERGQESAYEQIVLDRMAPESLLAGTIR; encoded by the coding sequence ATGTCAAATCGTCAGTTACCTGATTCTGTCGCACGGCGTCCATCGTACTGGACGGCGCCATTGTTCCTGATACTGTTCGCATGCGCAAGCGCAGCCCCATCACAGACAATCCCCGAATCCATCCCCGTTTTCACCGCGGGCCAGGACGGCTACCACACTTACCGCATCCCCGCCATCATCACCACGCCCAACCACGTGCTCGCGTTTTGTGAGGGCCGCCGGGAGGGCCGCGGGGATTCTGGGCAGATCGACCTTGTCCTCAGGCGCAGTTCCGATGGCGGCGCGACGTGGTCCGATCTCTCCGTAGTCGCGTCCGAAGACGGCTATACCACCGGAAACCCCGCGCCCGTGTGGGTTCCGGAGACGGGCGAGGTGCTCTTGCTCCTTACCCGCAACCCCGCGAGCGCCCACGAAAAACGCATTCTCACGGGCGAAGACCCGCCCCGCTCCATATGGATCACGCGGAGCGCGGACGAAGGCGCAACCTGGTCCGATCCGGTGGACATCAGCGCCACGACACGGCGCGCCGACTGGCGCTGGTACGCCACCGGCCCCTGCCACGCCATCCGCCTGCAATCGGGCCGCTTACTGGTCCCGGCGAACCACTCGAAAAGCCCGGATCATGCGGACTGGTTTTCCCATGTCATCTACAGCGACGATCACGGCGCAACCTGGGCGATCGGCGGCGTCCATCAGGGCTATACCAACGAATCGGCCGTCGCCGAGCTGCCGGACGGCCGCGTTTATCAGAACATGCGCAGTTATACGGGTGAAAAGCGGCGGCGCGTGTCCTGGAGCGGCGACGGTGGCCTGACCTGGACGCCGGACCGCACGGACGAGGCCCTGATCGAGCCCGTTTGCCAGGCAAGTGTCCTCTACCTCCCCGAATCGGACGGTTTTCCCGGCGGGCTCGCTTTCTCGAATCCGGCCAGCGAAGGCCGCGAAAAGATGACTGTTCGCCTCAGCCTGGATGGCGGTGAAACCTGGGCCGCGGCACGGGAGCTCCACCCCGGCCCGAGCGCCTATTCCGATCTCGTGCTCCTGCCGGATGGCGCCCTGGGCTGCCTCTATGAACGGGGACAGGAGAGCGCCTACGAACAGATCGTCCTGGACCGGATGGCGCCGGAATCCCTGTTGGCCGGTACAATCCGGTAG
- a CDS encoding TIGR04255 family protein, producing MALETNLIAKLPRRISPCPINEAILEIRFQTRPDFLGGAVFGLLYKEFRNQYRDVQKQPVLQIPEQMRTNDPGLMYLPEYHLTGGPFKLLIGQRVLSVVVAGEYSGWPAFLVRVEEVLEAVRSLEFIDRLERLGLRYINVFDFDIFDHSTLALIHGGAPLETRSTRIVSRIEADAFEHTLTVANGLKVRNENDVIGESIIDIDTATSTGLEGFFDSPRSVLEEAHNREKKLFFSLLRPEYIDSLNPEY from the coding sequence ATGGCACTGGAGACGAATTTGATCGCCAAACTTCCAAGAAGGATCAGCCCCTGCCCGATTAACGAGGCCATTCTCGAAATCCGGTTTCAGACTCGGCCCGATTTTCTCGGCGGCGCGGTTTTTGGATTGCTCTACAAGGAATTCCGCAATCAGTACAGAGACGTTCAGAAGCAGCCTGTGCTACAGATCCCGGAGCAAATGAGGACGAACGACCCGGGACTCATGTACTTGCCCGAGTACCACTTGACCGGCGGCCCGTTTAAACTGCTTATCGGACAGCGGGTCCTATCTGTCGTTGTCGCCGGAGAATATTCCGGATGGCCGGCTTTCCTTGTGCGTGTTGAGGAGGTGTTGGAAGCAGTTCGCTCGCTTGAATTCATAGACCGTTTAGAACGGCTCGGGCTCCGGTACATCAATGTCTTCGATTTCGACATATTCGATCATTCCACGCTTGCCCTCATACATGGCGGCGCCCCGCTGGAAACCAGGAGCACAAGAATCGTTTCGCGCATTGAGGCCGACGCATTTGAACACACCCTGACCGTGGCCAACGGGCTGAAAGTGCGCAACGAGAATGATGTAATCGGCGAGAGTATTATCGATATCGACACAGCGACTTCAACTGGATTGGAAGGCTTTTTTGATTCGCCGCGCTCCGTTCTGGAAGAAGCCCACAACCGCGAGAAGAAGCTATTCTTCAGCCTCTTGAGGCCAGAGTACATCGACTCGCTCAATCCAGAGTATTGA
- a CDS encoding ABC transporter ATP-binding protein yields MIDVQGITKFYGPIAAVQDVSFQVASGEIVGFLGPNGAGKSTTMRILTAFAPATRGEARIAGFEVHASPLEVKRRIGYLPERVPLYDEMVVSSFLQYVAELKGVEKGQRRNEVGSALERCGLSHMANRLIGNLSKGYRQRVGLAQALIGSPPVLILDEPTVGLDPAQIVEIRQMIRGLREKHTVLISTHILPEVAMLCERAIIINQGRVVAERPIENLPGEGGGTGLETLFLEAITADRAPLATGEGA; encoded by the coding sequence ATGATTGACGTTCAGGGGATCACAAAGTTTTACGGTCCCATCGCGGCCGTGCAGGATGTCTCCTTTCAGGTTGCATCGGGCGAAATCGTGGGATTTCTGGGCCCGAATGGCGCGGGGAAAAGCACAACGATGCGCATTCTGACGGCGTTTGCGCCGGCGACGCGGGGCGAGGCGCGGATCGCGGGTTTCGAAGTGCATGCGTCGCCGCTGGAAGTGAAGCGGCGCATCGGGTACCTGCCGGAGCGCGTGCCGCTGTACGACGAGATGGTGGTTTCGAGTTTTTTGCAGTATGTGGCGGAGCTGAAGGGGGTGGAGAAAGGCCAGCGGCGGAATGAAGTGGGATCCGCGCTGGAGCGCTGCGGGCTGTCGCACATGGCCAACCGGCTGATCGGGAACCTTTCGAAGGGCTATCGGCAGCGGGTGGGGCTGGCGCAGGCGCTGATTGGCAGCCCGCCGGTGTTGATACTGGACGAGCCGACGGTGGGCCTGGATCCGGCTCAAATCGTGGAGATCCGGCAGATGATCCGGGGGTTGCGCGAAAAGCACACGGTTTTGATCAGCACGCACATTCTACCGGAGGTGGCGATGCTGTGCGAACGGGCGATCATCATCAACCAGGGCCGCGTGGTGGCGGAGCGGCCGATAGAGAATCTGCCGGGGGAAGGGGGCGGCACCGGGCTGGAGACGCTGTTTCTGGAAGCGATCACGGCGGACCGGGCGCCGCTGGCGACCGGGGAGGGCGCGTGA
- a CDS encoding neutral/alkaline non-lysosomal ceramidase N-terminal domain-containing protein, whose product MAFVRNHKVLTVLILMLLLAALWFRGRLRGPYPDYALDFLIPEDMSVAPRGLEVGVGMEDISPDFSLYDTWTDVNENSRYDKGVDTFEDRNGNGKFDPIWLAGFSSNRPAKGINDTPWTRAIALRNNGVTLVLVTIDSVGIFHNDFIAVREAVSAELGIDHIMFSSSHTHETPDTMKIWSGPVPILGYDGRYMDMVREKTRDAIESAVHALRPADMYCTTVEIAPEGFVNDSRLPEVMDNTMYLMRFTKRETDETIATFVSWGNHPEALGGKNGYITSDFPHWLREGVENGVPDPAGVEGFGGMCLYFQGQIGGLMTQLHTTVPHRDGQKSFRDASFEKAQALGENLAIVACNALRSDRVWKNENPRLAVAARTIRVPVQGMYKYAMMLGLIHEGYKLGQGARTEINVIRIGGVLMLSTPGEIYPEIVEGGVEALPGRDFEIAPVEVPPLREEMERNARMALVIGLANDQIGYMVPKSQWDVKPPFVYGDKAQYGESNSGGPDVAPTIHRESWRLLEEMNAVYPEPGT is encoded by the coding sequence ATGGCCTTCGTCCGAAATCACAAAGTCCTCACCGTCCTCATTCTCATGCTGCTCCTCGCCGCCCTATGGTTCCGGGGGAGGCTCCGCGGACCCTACCCCGACTACGCCCTCGATTTCCTGATTCCCGAGGACATGTCCGTGGCGCCCCGGGGCCTCGAAGTCGGTGTCGGCATGGAAGATATCAGCCCCGATTTCAGCCTGTACGACACCTGGACCGACGTGAACGAAAACAGCCGCTACGACAAGGGCGTCGACACGTTCGAGGACCGCAACGGCAACGGGAAGTTTGACCCGATCTGGCTCGCGGGCTTCAGTTCAAACCGCCCGGCGAAGGGCATCAACGACACCCCCTGGACCCGCGCCATTGCCCTGCGAAACAACGGCGTCACCCTCGTCCTCGTTACTATCGACAGCGTGGGGATCTTCCACAACGACTTCATCGCGGTGCGCGAGGCGGTCAGCGCGGAACTCGGCATCGATCACATCATGTTTTCAAGCAGCCACACGCACGAGACCCCCGACACCATGAAGATATGGAGCGGGCCCGTCCCCATCCTGGGCTACGACGGGCGCTACATGGACATGGTCCGCGAGAAAACGCGCGACGCCATCGAGAGCGCCGTTCACGCCCTGCGCCCCGCCGATATGTACTGCACCACGGTCGAAATCGCGCCCGAGGGCTTCGTGAATGACTCGCGCCTGCCCGAAGTCATGGACAACACCATGTACCTCATGCGCTTCACCAAACGCGAGACCGACGAGACTATTGCGACCTTCGTGAGCTGGGGCAACCACCCCGAGGCGCTGGGCGGCAAGAACGGCTACATCACCTCCGACTTCCCCCACTGGCTGCGCGAAGGCGTGGAAAACGGCGTGCCCGATCCCGCCGGCGTGGAAGGCTTCGGCGGCATGTGCCTCTACTTCCAGGGCCAGATCGGCGGGCTCATGACCCAGCTCCACACCACCGTGCCACACCGCGACGGCCAGAAAAGCTTCCGCGACGCCTCCTTCGAAAAAGCCCAGGCCCTCGGCGAGAACCTCGCCATCGTCGCCTGCAACGCCCTTCGCAGCGACCGCGTCTGGAAAAATGAAAACCCGCGCCTCGCCGTGGCCGCGCGGACCATCCGCGTGCCCGTGCAGGGCATGTACAAGTACGCCATGATGCTCGGGCTCATCCACGAAGGCTACAAGCTCGGCCAGGGCGCGCGCACCGAGATCAACGTCATCCGCATCGGCGGCGTGCTCATGCTCAGCACCCCCGGCGAAATCTACCCCGAAATCGTCGAAGGCGGCGTCGAAGCCCTCCCCGGGCGCGACTTCGAAATTGCGCCCGTGGAAGTCCCCCCGCTCCGCGAGGAAATGGAGCGCAACGCGCGCATGGCCCTCGTCATCGGCCTGGCCAACGACCAGATCGGCTATATGGTCCCCAAGAGCCAGTGGGACGTGAAGCCCCCCTTCGTCTACGGCGACAAAGCCCAATACGGCGAATCCAACTCCGGCGGCCCCGACGTGGCCCCGACGATCCACCGGGAATCGTGGAGACTGCTGGAAGAGATGAACGCGGTGTATCCGGAGCCTGGGACATAG
- a CDS encoding GldG family protein — protein MSRIRTLTGLASAGCLAISLNLLVWQQSAYAGAVWGALLLGLALGAAWLVMATAGLAGSAGWEGWAAGGVNAALSTFFFLGICVVLFVFFSKWDASWDLTQEGRRELAPQTVQVLQSMNREVEVLCLFLRLDDELVWIARDKTLRFLEQCRKHTGLLKVEELDPQIEMPRLEAMGLTHVSTQGTIVIRSGGRQRVITLSGGSPRLEERDFTNALINVLRDSELHVGFLTGHQERDLSDTDPQTGGSAFGNLLVGESYQIGRVAIQISNPEVPPELDILVINNPGGDLHPLEIQAIDDYLEQGGRLLVLLEPWTEVNAALGHGEQLRPWLESRFGIQVGSDVLLSKDREKPWQLELRNSDAPFEGVDAGFMQYNGSFHKEHAITNSLDQALLLGSVRSVSRAEKVPDGVVVTELLRSTPDYWAESDVKGLREGGPLVRHAEERGGPLPIAAAAVRRTENVDETGQPVTSRVVVVGDADFVTNGQLMTEVQGNLNLMLNTFAWLSEREDLIAIRPSGKTDRAIVLSDRDKRAIVWVSTLLTVQLIIAAGIAVYILRRKYR, from the coding sequence GTGTCACGTATACGAACCCTGACGGGCCTGGCGTCGGCGGGATGCCTGGCGATTTCATTGAACCTGCTCGTGTGGCAGCAGAGCGCGTACGCGGGCGCGGTGTGGGGCGCGCTGTTGCTCGGCCTGGCGCTTGGCGCGGCGTGGCTTGTGATGGCGACCGCCGGTCTCGCCGGGAGCGCCGGCTGGGAGGGTTGGGCCGCGGGCGGCGTGAACGCGGCGCTTTCGACCTTCTTTTTCCTGGGCATCTGCGTTGTGCTGTTCGTCTTTTTCTCCAAGTGGGACGCCTCGTGGGATCTGACGCAGGAGGGGCGTCGCGAACTGGCGCCGCAGACGGTGCAGGTGCTCCAGTCGATGAACCGCGAAGTGGAGGTTCTTTGTCTCTTCCTGCGGCTGGACGACGAACTGGTGTGGATCGCGCGCGACAAGACGCTGCGCTTTCTGGAGCAGTGCCGGAAACACACGGGGCTGCTGAAGGTGGAGGAGCTGGATCCGCAGATCGAGATGCCGCGGCTTGAGGCGATGGGGCTGACGCACGTCTCCACGCAGGGCACTATCGTGATCCGGTCTGGGGGGCGGCAGCGGGTGATTACGCTGAGCGGGGGCAGCCCGCGGCTGGAGGAGCGCGATTTCACCAATGCGCTGATTAACGTGCTGCGGGACAGCGAGCTGCACGTGGGCTTTCTCACGGGCCACCAGGAGCGGGATTTGAGCGACACGGATCCGCAAACGGGCGGTTCGGCGTTTGGCAACCTGCTCGTGGGCGAGTCGTATCAGATCGGGCGGGTGGCGATTCAGATCAGCAACCCGGAAGTGCCCCCGGAGCTCGATATCCTGGTGATTAACAACCCGGGCGGCGACCTGCACCCGCTGGAGATTCAGGCGATCGACGATTACCTGGAGCAGGGCGGGCGCCTGCTGGTGCTGCTGGAGCCGTGGACCGAGGTGAACGCCGCGCTCGGGCATGGCGAGCAGTTACGGCCCTGGCTGGAATCCCGGTTTGGCATCCAGGTGGGGAGCGATGTGTTGCTTTCGAAGGATCGGGAGAAGCCGTGGCAGCTCGAACTGCGCAACAGCGACGCGCCGTTTGAAGGGGTGGACGCGGGCTTCATGCAGTACAACGGGTCGTTCCACAAGGAGCACGCGATCACGAACAGCCTCGACCAGGCGCTGCTGCTGGGGTCGGTCCGGTCGGTGTCGCGCGCGGAGAAGGTTCCGGACGGCGTGGTGGTGACCGAATTGCTTCGCAGCACGCCGGATTACTGGGCCGAGTCGGACGTCAAGGGACTCCGCGAAGGCGGGCCGCTTGTACGGCACGCGGAAGAGCGGGGCGGGCCGTTGCCCATCGCGGCGGCGGCGGTCCGGCGAACGGAGAACGTGGACGAAACGGGCCAGCCGGTGACGAGCCGGGTGGTGGTGGTAGGCGATGCGGATTTCGTGACGAACGGCCAGCTGATGACGGAGGTCCAGGGCAACCTGAACCTCATGCTGAACACGTTCGCGTGGCTCAGCGAGCGCGAGGACCTGATCGCGATCCGCCCGTCCGGGAAGACGGACCGGGCCATCGTATTGAGCGACCGGGACAAGCGCGCCATCGTCTGGGTGAGCACGCTGCTGACGGTGCAATTGATTATCGCGGCGGGCATCGCGGTGTATATCCTGCGGAGAAAGTACCGATGA
- a CDS encoding ABC transporter permease subunit, with amino-acid sequence MRNTWAVCKREFKAFFLTPVGYVVVGMVALIAGLAFSISFTMHAEVTQNPTMYAFTAVPDFEETFLSPYLVFCGMLIMFLTPLITMRLLAEERHRGTIEFLLTQPLRDREIIFGKFLAALGVLGMMMLCIGVNLIIMGWYVEGVEPPVLVFGLLTVFLMGQACISLGLFVSSITKTQIMSGTITFGLTLILFILGNLGDDMPATSPAPEGWPPVLRETVATFYAVFRGLVVELPIDAHAKEMALGVVQPVDIAYYVLFSAFFIFLTFRALESRNWRG; translated from the coding sequence ATGCGGAACACCTGGGCGGTATGCAAGCGCGAATTCAAGGCGTTCTTCCTTACGCCGGTGGGCTACGTTGTGGTGGGCATGGTCGCGCTGATCGCGGGCCTGGCCTTTTCGATATCCTTCACGATGCACGCGGAGGTGACGCAGAACCCGACGATGTACGCGTTTACCGCGGTGCCGGATTTTGAAGAGACCTTTCTCAGCCCGTACCTGGTGTTTTGCGGGATGCTGATCATGTTTTTGACGCCGCTGATCACGATGCGGCTGTTGGCGGAAGAGCGGCATCGGGGGACCATCGAGTTTCTTCTCACGCAGCCGCTGCGCGACCGGGAGATCATCTTCGGCAAGTTCCTGGCGGCGCTCGGGGTGCTCGGGATGATGATGCTGTGCATCGGGGTGAACCTGATCATCATGGGCTGGTATGTGGAGGGAGTGGAGCCGCCGGTGCTCGTATTCGGGTTGCTGACGGTATTTCTGATGGGCCAGGCGTGCATCAGCCTGGGGCTTTTTGTATCGTCGATCACGAAGACGCAAATTATGTCGGGCACGATCACGTTCGGCCTGACACTGATCCTTTTCATTCTGGGCAACCTCGGCGACGACATGCCGGCGACGAGCCCGGCGCCCGAAGGGTGGCCACCGGTCCTGCGCGAAACCGTGGCGACGTTTTACGCCGTGTTCCGCGGTCTGGTGGTGGAGTTGCCGATCGACGCGCACGCCAAGGAGATGGCGTTGGGCGTGGTGCAGCCGGTCGATATTGCGTACTACGTGCTTTTCAGCGCGTTTTTCATTTTCTTGACGTTCCGGGCGCTCGAAAGCCGGAACTGGAGGGGTTAG
- a CDS encoding pyridoxal-phosphate dependent enzyme codes for MRVLFDSFPKLRETLPHVALAALPTPVRAWPELAAEAGCAALYVKCDDLTGPEYGGNKVRKLEFLLGAARARGAQTVLTFGAAGSNHALATAIYARRLGFGAISMLAPQPYTSAIPRNLLRGHAAGADLRLYLGRAAVARGTVEEVVRAVREGTPRPYIIPAGGSSPLGTVGFVNAGLELAEQVRAGELPEPAALYVASGTMGTCAGLLIGLMVAGLKTEVHAVRVTAPPFTSPERARMLFARTVGLLRRADPGFPNLEFPEAQFRLREGFLGAGYARATDAAREAVARVRAREGVTLEATYTGKALACLLDDAPAGRLRGGPALFWNTYNSRPIGPEVKSVDHHQLPAAFHRYFGGAGPAPDIRC; via the coding sequence ATGCGTGTCCTATTCGATAGTTTTCCCAAGCTACGCGAGACCCTGCCGCACGTGGCGCTCGCCGCCTTGCCGACGCCGGTGCGGGCGTGGCCGGAGCTTGCCGCGGAGGCGGGCTGTGCGGCGCTGTATGTGAAGTGCGACGACCTCACCGGCCCGGAATACGGCGGGAACAAGGTGCGGAAGCTGGAGTTCCTGCTTGGCGCGGCGCGCGCGCGGGGGGCGCAAACCGTCTTGACGTTTGGCGCGGCCGGGTCGAACCACGCCCTGGCGACGGCGATCTACGCGCGGCGGCTGGGATTCGGGGCCATCTCCATGCTCGCGCCGCAGCCTTATACCTCGGCGATCCCGCGGAATCTGCTTCGCGGCCACGCGGCGGGGGCCGACCTTCGGCTGTATCTCGGTCGGGCGGCGGTGGCGCGGGGCACGGTGGAGGAAGTCGTGCGTGCGGTCCGGGAAGGGACGCCCCGGCCCTACATCATCCCCGCGGGCGGCAGCTCGCCCCTGGGCACGGTGGGATTTGTGAACGCGGGCCTGGAGCTTGCGGAGCAGGTGCGGGCGGGCGAATTGCCGGAACCGGCGGCCCTCTACGTGGCGTCGGGCACGATGGGCACGTGCGCCGGGCTGCTGATCGGCCTGATGGTGGCGGGGCTCAAGACCGAGGTGCACGCGGTGCGCGTCACCGCGCCGCCCTTTACGAGCCCCGAGCGCGCGCGGATGCTGTTCGCGCGGACGGTGGGCCTGCTGCGAAGGGCGGATCCGGGTTTTCCGAACCTGGAATTCCCCGAGGCGCAGTTCCGGCTACGGGAGGGCTTTCTCGGAGCGGGCTACGCGCGGGCGACGGATGCGGCGCGCGAGGCGGTGGCGCGGGTCAGGGCGCGGGAGGGGGTGACGCTGGAAGCGACGTACACGGGCAAGGCGCTGGCGTGCCTGCTGGACGATGCGCCGGCGGGGCGATTGCGGGGCGGCCCGGCGCTATTCTGGAATACGTATAATTCACGGCCGATTGGCCCCGAAGTCAAATCGGTGGACCACCATCAACTTCCGGCGGCGTTCCATCGTTACTTTGGGGGCGCCGGACCGGCGCCCGATATCAGGTGTTGA
- a CDS encoding TIM barrel protein, whose amino-acid sequence MKTNTTRRTFMQQTAAGAAALALGGSAMAATKREYGISLAGWSLHRTIGEGEGKVPMLDMPKMTRETWDIEAIELVSGMLPSTEKAWRDQLAKNASDHNVKILLIMIDGQGNIGGAAQEQRDDAVKRHSEWIDYAADFGCHSIRMNWAGAEKGTEKDEALLDDFVKRSVPGFHALCEYGDKKNINVIIENHGGPSSYPDCMDKLMAAVDHPRFGTLPDFGNFPEDVDIYEGIDRLMPYAKALSAKCYDFDAETGLHTDRDRKMVDFERMLQICVDKHGYNGYIGIEYEGNIMSEIDGIAAANKLLIKLRG is encoded by the coding sequence ATGAAGACGAACACGACACGCCGCACATTCATGCAACAGACGGCGGCCGGGGCGGCGGCCCTGGCGCTGGGAGGATCGGCCATGGCCGCAACGAAGCGCGAATACGGGATTTCGCTGGCGGGCTGGTCGCTGCACCGCACAATCGGCGAGGGCGAGGGGAAGGTTCCCATGCTCGACATGCCGAAGATGACGCGGGAGACGTGGGACATCGAGGCGATCGAGCTGGTCAGCGGGATGCTGCCGAGCACGGAAAAGGCCTGGCGCGACCAGCTGGCGAAGAACGCTTCGGATCATAATGTGAAGATTCTGCTGATCATGATCGACGGCCAGGGCAATATCGGCGGGGCGGCGCAGGAGCAGCGGGATGACGCGGTGAAGCGCCATTCGGAGTGGATCGACTACGCGGCGGACTTTGGCTGCCATTCCATCCGCATGAACTGGGCGGGCGCGGAAAAGGGCACGGAGAAGGACGAGGCGCTGCTGGACGACTTTGTGAAGCGGTCCGTGCCGGGTTTTCACGCGCTCTGCGAGTATGGCGACAAGAAGAATATCAACGTGATCATCGAGAACCACGGCGGTCCGTCGTCGTACCCCGACTGCATGGACAAGCTGATGGCGGCGGTGGATCACCCGCGCTTCGGCACGCTGCCCGATTTCGGGAATTTCCCGGAAGATGTCGATATTTACGAGGGGATCGACCGGCTGATGCCCTACGCCAAGGCGCTTTCCGCCAAGTGCTATGATTTTGACGCGGAAACGGGGCTCCACACGGACCGGGACCGGAAAATGGTTGATTTTGAGCGGATGCTCCAGATCTGCGTGGACAAGCACGGGTACAACGGGTATATCGGGATCGAGTATGAAGGCAACATCATGAGCGAAATCGACGGCATTGCGGCCGCGAACAAGCTTCTGATCAAATTGCGCGGCTGA